The sequence AGGTTGTGGGGTAGGAGCCCATTCGACCATGCCGTCGAGAATATGATCGACACCAAAGTTACCTAATGCGGTACCGAAAAATACTGGCGTTAGCTCACCTTTGAGGAACAGCTCGAGATCAAACTCAGTCGATGCGCCAAGAACCAACTCTAACTCTTCGCGTACGTCATCGGCATAAGCGCCTATGGCTTCATCAAGCTCTGGGTTATCTAGCCCCTTGATGATGCGAGAGTTCTGGATGGTATGACCTTGACCACTCTGGTATAAGATCACCTCATCACGTAACAGGTGATATACACCCTTAAACTCTTTACCTGAAGAAATAGGCCAAGTAATAGGTGCGCAGACAATGTTTAAGACATTCTCGACCTCATCCATCAGTTCTAATGGATCACGAATATCACGATCGAGCTTGTTCATGAAAGTCACGATAGGCGTATCACGCAGGCGCGTAACTTCCATTAACTTAATCGTTCTCTGCTCAACACCTTTTGCCGAGTCGATCACCATTAGACAGGAATCGACGGCGGTCAGGGTACGATAAGTATCCTCCGAGAAGTCTTCGTGACCCGGGGTATCGAGAAGATTGACTAGGGCATCGTTATAGGGAAACTGCATCACAGATGTGGTGATCGAGATACCACGCTCTTTCTCCATCTCCATCCAATCAGACTTAGCATGTTGGCCTGACTTCTTACCTTTGACGGTTCCGGCCTTCTGTAAGGCGTTTCCGAACAATAGAACTTTTTCGGTAATGGTGGTTTTACCCGCATCCGGGTGAGAGATGATGGCGAAAGTACGACGCTTGTCGACCTCAACTTTATTGCCTGACATGGTTACCTGCAGAATCGTGATGTACTAAAAGCCGGCAATTATAGCGCCTAGCGTGCAAATTAGCTAGATGACTAAAGGCGCTAATCACAGAGCCTCAACTGCACAAATAAATTTAAAGTGTATAGGCATAAAAAATGCCACCCTCTCAGGATGGCATTAAGCTGTTAATAACAAGATTGTTGAGCTGAATTATTGACTCTGTTGCTCTTGATACATCAGCATATTTAGCTTGGCCAACTCGATTCGCGCATATCTATGCTCGACAAAATCATAGATGTTCGTTGCCAGTGCTAGCCTGAAATAATTTGCCGCATCACTGTACTGACCTTGCTCTTGGGCTATTTTAGCTATGTAGAAATAAGCTTCACATAAACGTTCTGCATATTCATTGGGGTGAGAAAGCCCTAATTTAGCTGCGGAAAATACCGCTTCTCTGGAATTCTTACCAAGGTAGTAATCCACCAGTACACTCGACCAGGCGTTGGGTGCAAGCTGTGCCCGATTTATTTCCAAATTAGCCTTTGCTTGCTCGGTGCCTTGGGCACTTTCCGTCAAATATAACCATAGGGCACGGTAGCCATCTTTAGGATCCAATGAATAGAATGACTGCATATCGGCGATGGCTAATTCGTAACGCTCGCCATAATAGAGAGCGATGCCACGGTTTAAGTATGCGTAATCATATTCAGGTGAAAGCTCAAGCACTGCGTCGAATGCTTCATATGAACTCTCGAATTCACCTTCCTGAGTGTAGTAAATCCCAATGAAGTTATAGGCATCGGCAAGGTTAGGTTGGAGTTTCAACGCCTGATGGAAATCGATTCTGCTCAAAATCCGTAAACCTACGCTGTCATAAATGACGCCGCGGTCATAATGAAAACGTGCTCTTTGCTCTTGAGTTAAATCGGCTGAGGATAAAATTTCATTCAACTTAGCCAGGGTTATTTCCAGCTTATAATCGGGCATGACAGGCTCAACCATTAGCTTGCCTTGCTCACTGCTACCTGACTGAGTCGATACACATCCGGTCAGAAAAATACTCATACCAGCCAAAACAGCAATTGCGGTAGTCCGCATTTTTTGATTCATCCATTTAACCCTTTGAGTTCAACTATGAAGCTAATCATAGCAATCCCCTATCACTACTGCTATCAGGGATTTAATTTTTTCTCAATTCATTCAGCTTATTGCTAGAAAACCGCAAAGCTTTACATTTATCACAGTAAAAAATCGAGAAAAGTCAGTAATAATACCAATAGGTATAAGAAAATAGTCAACTCAGAGTTATTTTTGGCAGAATAAATCAAGGTGGATGAGTGAGGGAATGGTGATCCCTTTTGAACTCACTCAACTCAGAAGTAGGCAGCCAAAAACACTCCTGAAAAGCGAGTTTTAGCACTTCCAATACGGCGTTAACGAGCTTAAACGTAGAATAACTATGTTTTTCACCCGTTGTCTTGTCTCACAAGCGCTAAACTCTCGCTGAGTAACCACACCTTTATACCGATTGGTACTCCTCACTGAATTGGACTAATAATTAATCACCAGACACAAAAAAGGAGACCCTTAGGTCTCCTTTTTAATTTACTAGCTAGTGATTACTCAGCAGCAGGTGCCGACTCAGCTTTAGGTTGTGCTTCTTTCATAGAAAGACGTACACGACCCTGACGATCGACTTCCATCACCTTAACTTTGACTTCTTGACCAGTCTCTAGGTAATCAGAAACATTAGCAACACGCTCTTCAGCAATCTGAGAGATATGAACTAAGCCATCTTTACCTGGAAGAATTGTCACGAATGCACCGAAATCTACGATTCGTACAACTTTACCGTTGTAGATAGTACCCACTTCGACTTCAGCAGTGATTTCTTCGATACGACGGATAGCTTCTTTAGTCGCTTCACCGTTAGACGATGCGATCTTAACTGTACCGTCATCATCTAGCTCGATAGTCGTACCAGTTTCTTCAGTCAGTGCACGAATTGTAGCGCCACCTTTACCAATCACATCACGGATCTTCTCAGGGTTGATCTTGATAGTGGTAATACGTGGAGCGTGATCTGAGATATCGTCACGATGAGAACCAATAGCCTGATCCATCACATTAAGGATATGAACTCGAGCGCCATAAGCTTGCTGAAGTGCGATCTGCATAATCTCTTGCGTGATACCTTCGATCTTGATATCCATTTGCAATGCAGTGATACCATCACGCGTACCGGCAACTTTGAAGTCCATATCACCTAAGTGATCTTCATCACCTAGAATGTCAGAAAGAACGACGAAATCATCACCCTCTTTAACTAGGCCCATAGCGATACCGGCAACAGAAGTCTTGATTGGTACACCCGCATCCATAAGAGCAAGAGAAGTACCACACACAGAAGCCATAGAGCTTGAACCGTTTGATTCAGTGATCTCTGAAACTACACGGACGCTGTATGGGAATTCTTCAGCAGAAGGCATAACTGCGTTAATACCACGCCAAGCTAGTTTACCGTGACCAATTTCACGACGCTTAGGTGAACCAACAAAACCTGTCTCGCCCACACAGTAAGGAGGGAAGTTATAATGAAGCATAAAGCGGTTAGTGTACTCGCCCATGATGCTGTCAACTTTCTGTGCATCGCGCTCGGTACCAAGAGTACAAGTCACTAGTGCTTGAGTCTCTCCACGAGTAAATATTGCGCTACCGTGAGTACGTGGAAGTACACCGGCCATCACATTAAGACCACGAACCATATCTGGCTCACGACCATCGATACGTGGGTTTCCAGCGATAATACGGCTACGTACTACTTGCTTCTCAACACTACCCAAAATCTTACCGACTTCACGTAGATCTACATCTGCATTGTTAGCAACTAGCTGGGCGATGGCGTCAGCTTTAAGTGCAGTAACGGCATCACGACGTTCAGTCTTATCAGCAATTTGATAAGCTGCAGAGAATTTTTCTTCTGCAATCGCTTTTACGCTAGTAACAAGATCAGCATCAGATACAGGTGCAGTCCAATCCCAAGCAGGCTTACCCGCCTCAGCTTTAAGTTCACTAATAGCTGCAATAACAACTTGCTGCTGCTCATGACCATAAGCAACACTGCCTAGCATTACTTCTTCTGGCAATGAGGCGGCTTCAGACTCAACCATCAATACAGCGCCTTCAGTACCAGCGACGATTAGGTCTAGGTCACTCTCGGCTAACTGACTAACTTCAGGGTTAAGTATATATTCGCCGTTGATGTAACCAACGCGTGCCACACCTAGTGGACCGTTGAATGGCAGACCAGAGATAGCTAGGGCTGCAGAAGTACCTATCATAGAGATGACATCAGGGTTGATT is a genomic window of Shewanella psychrophila containing:
- the prfC gene encoding peptide chain release factor 3 encodes the protein MSGNKVEVDKRRTFAIISHPDAGKTTITEKVLLFGNALQKAGTVKGKKSGQHAKSDWMEMEKERGISITTSVMQFPYNDALVNLLDTPGHEDFSEDTYRTLTAVDSCLMVIDSAKGVEQRTIKLMEVTRLRDTPIVTFMNKLDRDIRDPLELMDEVENVLNIVCAPITWPISSGKEFKGVYHLLRDEVILYQSGQGHTIQNSRIIKGLDNPELDEAIGAYADDVREELELVLGASTEFDLELFLKGELTPVFFGTALGNFGVDHILDGMVEWAPTPQPRETEVRDVQPEEDKFSGFVFKIQANMDPRHRDRVAFMRICSGKYEQGMKMHHVRLGKDVNVSDALTFMAGDRNRAAVAYPGDIIGLHNHGTMRIGDTFTQGEKLRFTGIPNFAPEMFRRIRLRDPLKQKQLLKGLVQLAEEGAVQVFRPIDSNDLIVGAVGVLQFEVVVGRLKSEYKVEAIYEAINVATARWVYCDDERKLDEFRRKCSPNLALDGGNNLTYIAPTMVNLNLSMERYPDVHFAKTREN
- the nlpI gene encoding lipoprotein NlpI; the encoded protein is MNQKMRTTAIAVLAGMSIFLTGCVSTQSGSSEQGKLMVEPVMPDYKLEITLAKLNEILSSADLTQEQRARFHYDRGVIYDSVGLRILSRIDFHQALKLQPNLADAYNFIGIYYTQEGEFESSYEAFDAVLELSPEYDYAYLNRGIALYYGERYELAIADMQSFYSLDPKDGYRALWLYLTESAQGTEQAKANLEINRAQLAPNAWSSVLVDYYLGKNSREAVFSAAKLGLSHPNEYAERLCEAYFYIAKIAQEQGQYSDAANYFRLALATNIYDFVEHRYARIELAKLNMLMYQEQQSQ
- the pnp gene encoding polyribonucleotide nucleotidyltransferase, whose protein sequence is MNPIVKSFEYGQHTVTLETGVIARQADAAVLASMGDTTVLVTVVGKKDEEPGRDFFPLTVNYQERTYAAGKIPGGFFKREGRPSESETLIARLIDRPIRPLFPNGFKNEVQVIITVVSVDPEINPDVISMIGTSAALAISGLPFNGPLGVARVGYINGEYILNPEVSQLAESDLDLIVAGTEGAVLMVESEAASLPEEVMLGSVAYGHEQQQVVIAAISELKAEAGKPAWDWTAPVSDADLVTSVKAIAEEKFSAAYQIADKTERRDAVTALKADAIAQLVANNADVDLREVGKILGSVEKQVVRSRIIAGNPRIDGREPDMVRGLNVMAGVLPRTHGSAIFTRGETQALVTCTLGTERDAQKVDSIMGEYTNRFMLHYNFPPYCVGETGFVGSPKRREIGHGKLAWRGINAVMPSAEEFPYSVRVVSEITESNGSSSMASVCGTSLALMDAGVPIKTSVAGIAMGLVKEGDDFVVLSDILGDEDHLGDMDFKVAGTRDGITALQMDIKIEGITQEIMQIALQQAYGARVHILNVMDQAIGSHRDDISDHAPRITTIKINPEKIRDVIGKGGATIRALTEETGTTIELDDDGTVKIASSNGEATKEAIRRIEEITAEVEVGTIYNGKVVRIVDFGAFVTILPGKDGLVHISQIAEERVANVSDYLETGQEVKVKVMEVDRQGRVRLSMKEAQPKAESAPAAE